AACAGGAAATAATGGAGATCTAAACTGGACACAGCACGTTTACCCGAACATGTAGCCATCATCATGGATGGCAACGGACGGTGGGCGAAGCAGCGCGGTTTGCAACGCAGCGCCGGGCACAAGGCCGGCGCCAACACGGCCCATGACATTGTCACCGAGGCCCGATCCGTTGGTATCCGTTATCTGACCCTGTACACCTTTTCCAAGGAAAACTGGGCACGTCCCCAAGAGGAAATCGGATTCCTCTTCGACCTTCTTGGGGACTATCTGACCAAAAACACCCCGAGTCTTCTCGAACAGTCCATCCGTCTCAATATCCTTGGTGACATTGAGGAGCTGCCCTTTGGGGCCCGGCAGATCGTCAAACGAACCTGCCAGAAAACCAGGGACTGCAGGGCCATGGTTCTCAACCTTGCCCTGAACTATTCGGGACGGGAAGAAATCCTCCATGCCACCCGGTCGATGATGGCCGCGGGCATCCCCGCCAGCAAGGTCACGGAATCGTCTTTCAAGGACCATCTGTACACGGCCGGACAGCCCGACCCCGACCTGATCATCAGGACGAGCGGGGAATTGCGCCTGAGCAACTACCTGCTGTTCCAGTCAGCCTACAGCGAACTCTACTTCACGGATATCCTCTGGCCCGATTTCAGCCCGGAGCACTTTCATCGCGCCCTGGAAGACTTTGCACGTCGAAGTCGCCGTTTCGGGACAACAGGGGAAGGGGAACCGAGCACATGACCCTTTCATCCCATCAAAAACGCATTGCCACTGCCCTTGTTCTTGTTCCGGTCATCATCTGGATTGTTTTCCAACGGGACCGCATCCTGGCAGCGGGCCTTTTTGTGGTCGCAGGACTGGGGCTTTATGAGTACTGCTCCATGTTCTGGCACGGCCGACAAAGAAACGGTTTTCTCGGCCTTGGTCTGGTCCTTGGTGGCATGGCCACTTTTGCCATGAGCCCCGCACTCATCCAGTACGCGCCCCTGTGCATGCCTGCCATCTTCCTGATCCTGGCAACCTTCTTTTTGTTCAGCTACAGTCGCTCCCCATCAAGTGCTTCCTTTTCAGACCTGGCTCTGCTTCTGGCAGGCGTAGTCTATCTGGCGGTCATGCTTCAGCTGGTCCGTTTCCTTGCTCCTGTGGAAACCATGCTCGTTTTGGTATGTGCCTTTGCCACGGACACCGGAGGGTTCTATGCCGGAGGCTTATGGGGCCAACGCAAAATCTGGCCGGGCATCAGTCCCAAGAAAACATGGGCCGGGAGTTTCGGGGGCATGATATTGACCACCCTTTGTTCCCTGCTTATAGGCCTTGTTTGGGGTGCTTCTTCCTGGTGGACCTTTGTCATCCTGGGGGTGGTGCTGAACATCGCGGCCCAGATGGGTGATTTTTTTGAGTCCGCCCTCAAACGCTGGTCGGGCGTCAAGGATTCCGGTCACATCCTGCCGGGCCATGGAGGAATCATGGACCGCATCGACAGTTTGCTCTTTGCTTTGCCCATCTATTCTCTGGCCAGAGAAGTGGTCGCCTTTTTCTGATCCCTTCCCGCGACTCACCCCTTTTCGCCCTTGCTTGTCCAACGAACACTGCCGAGTCATTGCATGACCTATATTTCATCCCTTGCCTTTCCGGCCCATCTTGTAGCAGGGCCACGATCAGTCACCATCCTTGGCAGTACCGGCTCCATCGGTACCAACGCCCTGGAGGTCATTGCCCGCAATCCTGAACGCTTTCGGATCACGGGTCTTGCCGGGGCCACCAACACGTCCCTTTTGGCCAAGCAGGCCACCAGATTCCGGCCCCGGAGGCTCGGAGTCCTGACCACCGAGAAAGCCCGGGAACTTACGGCATTGCTCCCTGCCGGGTATTCCCCGGAAATCGTCGTGGGTCAGGAAGGGTATATGGCCATGGCCCAGGATCCGGATGCGGACATGATTGTGTCCGCACAGGTCGGGGCCGCAGGTCTTGCCCCCACCCTGACCGCGGCCCAAGCCGGCAAGGTGCTCTGCCTGGCCAACAAGGAGTCCCTGGTCCTTGGAGGGCATCTCATCAGAAAGGCCTGTGCATCCACCGGAAGTGTCATTCTCCCGGTGGATTCGGAACACAATGCCATCTTCCAGGCCCTGTCAGGACACGACCTCCATATGGTCCGCCGCATCCTGCTCACGGCCTCGGGCGGCCCCTTTCGGACCCGATCTCTCTCGTTTCTGCGCACCGTCACTCCCGAGCAGGCCCTCAAGCACCCCAACTGGTCCATGGGCGCCAAAATCAGTATTGATTCGGCAACCCTGATGAACAAGGGGCTTGAGGTCATCGAGGCCTTTCATCTGTTCGGCACCGGGCCGGAGACCATTGAGGTGGTTGTCCATCCCCAAAGCATTGTCCACTCCATGGTCGAATACCGGGATGGCTCCATTCTGGCCCATATGGGGGTTCCGGACATGAAAATCCCCATTGGCTATTGCCTGACCTATCCCGAACGCATCGAACATGACTTGGACCATCTTGACTTTGCAACCCTGGGCACTTTGCAGTTTGAAAAACCCCGTCGGGAGACGTTCCGCTGCCTTGACCTGGCCTTTCAGGCACTGGCTGCGGGTCCCAGCCATCCTGTGGTTCTCAATGCGGCCAATGAAATAGCGGTTCAGGCGTTTCTGGACCGCCAGATCCCCTTTCTGGGCATCCCGGCCCTGGTGGAAGCAGCTCTTGATCAGCATACACCAAGACCCCTTGATTCCCTGGAAGACATTCTGGATCTGGATGCCTCCACCAGGACCTTTGCCACCCATCACATTGCAACAAGCCCCGGTTCTCCAGGTTGATCCTTTCATCCACCCTCAACGGGTATCACTCTCATGATATTGAGTACACTTGCCATCATTCTTGTCCTTGGAGCATTGATCTTCTTCCATGAATTGGGACATTTCCTGGTAGCCCGAAGCATGGATATCGGAGTCAAGGCCTTTTCCCTGGGATTTGGTCCCAAAATCTGGAAACGAACCTGGGGGCAGACCGAATACCGCCTTTCGGCATTTCCCCTGGGAGGATATGTCCAGCTGGTGGGCGAAAACAAGGAGGATGAGGTTCCGGAAGGATTCTTACCCGAGCAGAGCTTTGCCCATCGTCCTCCGTGGCAGCGCATGCTCGTGGTGGCGGCCGGTCCAGTCTTCAATTTCATCCTGGCATGGCTCATCTACTGGGGTATTTTCTGGGCCCAGGGCCAAACCGAACTGCTTCCCCGCATAGGCGATGTGCAGCCTGACAGCCCAGCCCAGATGGCCGGGATCATGGCTGGCGACGTTGTCACGGCGGTCAACGATGTGCCCACCACCTACTGGCAGGATCTTTCCGAAGCCATTCGCACCAACAAGGATGCCACTCTGCGTCTTTCCATCCTGCGCCAGGGAGAGATCATCACCATAAGGGTGACCCCCCATCTTCAGGAACGCACCAACATCTTCGGGGAGACCAAAAAGGTGCCCATGGTCGGCATCATTGCCTCGGGGGACACCACCACCATTGACCTGTCCATGCTGGGCGCTGCAGCAGCCGGAGCAACGCAAACCTGGAACCTGACCAAACTGACCTTTCAGGGCATCATCAAACTGGTGGAACGGGTCGTTCCCCTGGACAACATCGGCGGGCCCATCATGATCGCCCAGATGGTCGGACAGCAGGCCCATGAAGGGATGGTCAACCTGCTGGCCATCACCGCTCTCATCAGTATCAATCTCGGTTTGCTGAACCTGTTGCCCATTCCGGTGCTCGATGGTGGACACATCCTTTTTTGCGCCATTGAATGGATCCGCAAACGTCCCCTGGATGAAAAACTCCAGAACATTACCACCCGCATGGGCCTGGCCTTTCTGCTGGCCCTCATGGGCCTGGCCATTTTCAACGACCTCTGGCGTTCATTCAACTGATATGACAACACGACCCATCCTGGCCATCAACGGTACTGAAGAACTGCTTCAAGTTGTCATTGGCACCGACACCACCCTTTTGTTCTGCTCGGGGATCAACGGCCCGGGAAGAACCATGCGCCACCTTCTGCCCATGATTGACGAGGGTCTTTCCAGACTCGGTCTGAACCTTGCCGACTGCCGGGGCATTGCCTGTACCCGCGGTCCGGGCAGTTTCACCGGAATCCGGGTTGTTTTGGCGACCATTGAAGGTATGTCCCGGGCATCTGGCGTTCCCATAGCCGGTCTCGACTATCTTCCTCTTCTTGCCGGAGATCTCATGGCCCATTGGCACGGCGAGGCCTGGGTTTTGACCTATGCCCGTAAAAATCAGGTCTACATGCAGGGCTTTTCCATGCCAGAGACAACCCCCCTTGGCCCAGCCCGGGCCTGTTCCCATGACCAGGCAGCCGATATGCTTTGCGCACGCCCGGGCAAAGTGCTTGTGGGCGGCAGCGGCATCACCAAAAACCAGACGTTCTTCAACGCGCGGCTGGCCTCATCCGCCATCCACATGGCACAACGCGATGTTCTTTCCTCTCATGCCCTTCTCAGCGCGGCATGCAAGGAAGACTTCACCCGGGAATCCATCCCCCCACTCTACTTGCGAGCCTCTGATGCCGAGGACAATTTGGCTGCCATTGCCCGCAAAAGAGGCATTTCTCTGGATGACGCCCGCCAACGCATCCCTTCTCAGGAATAAGTTGCAGTCATACATACTTTCCCTTGTTGCCAGTTGTTTCTTGCCCAGCAATCCCTGTCAGACCGGCGCGCACAAAACTTACGCGAGTCGTTCTTATTCTCAAAGACCGCTTGGACAGTATATCCTGGGTACAATGTCTCACATCTTTTTTTGTCATTTTTCCTAAAGTTTCCTTTTTGTCGGACGATAAAGTAAATACAAGCAAGCAATTCAAGGCACGGATGCCGCTCATCATTCAAGGAGGAAACTATGGCTCTTTACATCAATCACAACACCATGGCCAACACCGCATCTCGCAACTTGGGAAATGCCTATGACGCCCTGGGAACATCCACCAACCGACTCTCGTCCGGCCTGCGGATCAACTCGGGTGCTGATGACGCTGCAGGATTGGCCATCCGCGAACTCATGCGTTCCGACATTACGACGCTGAACCAGGGTGTTCGCAATGCCAATGACGCGATTTCCATGATCCAGACGGCTGACGGTGCCCTTGGGGTTATCGATGAAAAGCTCATCCGGATGAAGGAACTTGCGGAACAGGCCGCCACGGGTACCTACACGTCAGCTCAGCGTGTCATCATCAACTCGGAATATCAGGCCATGGCTTCGGAAATCACCCGAATCGCCAATGCCACCGACTTCAATGGCATCTATCTGCTCAATGGCAATCTTTCCGCTTCGGATCACAATGGTAGCACAATGAATTCCAGCGGTGCCTTGCGAGTCCATTTTGGCACCGGCAACGACAAGGCTGAAGACTATTACGACATCCAAATCCAGACTGCCACTGCCTCTGCTCTGGGCATCGGTTCCGAGGCTGATGGGGCTGGTGCAGCCATTTCCACCCAGTCCCTGGCCGAAGCAGCCCTGGCAGCCCTGGATGAAGCCATCATCTCCAAGGACACCATC
The window above is part of the Desulfoplanes formicivorans genome. Proteins encoded here:
- the uppS gene encoding polyprenyl diphosphate synthase, whose amino-acid sequence is MDTARLPEHVAIIMDGNGRWAKQRGLQRSAGHKAGANTAHDIVTEARSVGIRYLTLYTFSKENWARPQEEIGFLFDLLGDYLTKNTPSLLEQSIRLNILGDIEELPFGARQIVKRTCQKTRDCRAMVLNLALNYSGREEILHATRSMMAAGIPASKVTESSFKDHLYTAGQPDPDLIIRTSGELRLSNYLLFQSAYSELYFTDILWPDFSPEHFHRALEDFARRSRRFGTTGEGEPST
- a CDS encoding phosphatidate cytidylyltransferase, whose amino-acid sequence is MTLSSHQKRIATALVLVPVIIWIVFQRDRILAAGLFVVAGLGLYEYCSMFWHGRQRNGFLGLGLVLGGMATFAMSPALIQYAPLCMPAIFLILATFFLFSYSRSPSSASFSDLALLLAGVVYLAVMLQLVRFLAPVETMLVLVCAFATDTGGFYAGGLWGQRKIWPGISPKKTWAGSFGGMILTTLCSLLIGLVWGASSWWTFVILGVVLNIAAQMGDFFESALKRWSGVKDSGHILPGHGGIMDRIDSLLFALPIYSLAREVVAFF
- the dxr gene encoding 1-deoxy-D-xylulose-5-phosphate reductoisomerase — protein: MTYISSLAFPAHLVAGPRSVTILGSTGSIGTNALEVIARNPERFRITGLAGATNTSLLAKQATRFRPRRLGVLTTEKARELTALLPAGYSPEIVVGQEGYMAMAQDPDADMIVSAQVGAAGLAPTLTAAQAGKVLCLANKESLVLGGHLIRKACASTGSVILPVDSEHNAIFQALSGHDLHMVRRILLTASGGPFRTRSLSFLRTVTPEQALKHPNWSMGAKISIDSATLMNKGLEVIEAFHLFGTGPETIEVVVHPQSIVHSMVEYRDGSILAHMGVPDMKIPIGYCLTYPERIEHDLDHLDFATLGTLQFEKPRRETFRCLDLAFQALAAGPSHPVVLNAANEIAVQAFLDRQIPFLGIPALVEAALDQHTPRPLDSLEDILDLDASTRTFATHHIATSPGSPG
- the rseP gene encoding RIP metalloprotease RseP; translated protein: MILSTLAIILVLGALIFFHELGHFLVARSMDIGVKAFSLGFGPKIWKRTWGQTEYRLSAFPLGGYVQLVGENKEDEVPEGFLPEQSFAHRPPWQRMLVVAAGPVFNFILAWLIYWGIFWAQGQTELLPRIGDVQPDSPAQMAGIMAGDVVTAVNDVPTTYWQDLSEAIRTNKDATLRLSILRQGEIITIRVTPHLQERTNIFGETKKVPMVGIIASGDTTTIDLSMLGAAAAGATQTWNLTKLTFQGIIKLVERVVPLDNIGGPIMIAQMVGQQAHEGMVNLLAITALISINLGLLNLLPIPVLDGGHILFCAIEWIRKRPLDEKLQNITTRMGLAFLLALMGLAIFNDLWRSFN
- the tsaB gene encoding tRNA (adenosine(37)-N6)-threonylcarbamoyltransferase complex dimerization subunit type 1 TsaB, which translates into the protein MTTRPILAINGTEELLQVVIGTDTTLLFCSGINGPGRTMRHLLPMIDEGLSRLGLNLADCRGIACTRGPGSFTGIRVVLATIEGMSRASGVPIAGLDYLPLLAGDLMAHWHGEAWVLTYARKNQVYMQGFSMPETTPLGPARACSHDQAADMLCARPGKVLVGGSGITKNQTFFNARLASSAIHMAQRDVLSSHALLSAACKEDFTRESIPPLYLRASDAEDNLAAIARKRGISLDDARQRIPSQE
- a CDS encoding flagellin N-terminal helical domain-containing protein translates to MALYINHNTMANTASRNLGNAYDALGTSTNRLSSGLRINSGADDAAGLAIRELMRSDITTLNQGVRNANDAISMIQTADGALGVIDEKLIRMKELAEQAATGTYTSAQRVIINSEYQAMASEITRIANATDFNGIYLLNGNLSASDHNGSTMNSSGALRVHFGTGNDKAEDYYDIQIQTATASALGIGSEADGAGAAISTQSLAEAALAALDEAIISKDTIRANLGALQNRLNATVSNLEIQAENVQAAESRVSDVDVATEMTEFTRQQIKTQSAVAMLSQANSLPQMALQLIQG